In the Silene latifolia isolate original U9 population chromosome 1, ASM4854445v1, whole genome shotgun sequence genome, AAGTTTGAAATAGTTAGAGACACCAAAAATAGGAATGAAATTGGCGGTATGCCTACCACCGGATTTTTATTtcaaaatgatttggcttttcgttgtacatcattctgaaggctaaaatctacttattattaaacgtaatatctcttcaggtgaagtatgttccacgggcgttgtatgatttgaccgtccacagtcatcagtctgtatgcaccgtggccaacaactccttctacctggtatggtccttcccatttgtaggcgaatttgcctgcctttcgATTCTTAGTGtcttgaaacacctctcggagaaccaggtctcctacctccaggagccttacttttacattcttgttgtaactcctggccactgactgtttgtaggcagccagacgtatttttGCACTTGCGCGTAGCTCATCTACTGTGTCCAGGCTTTTGACCATCTCTGCACTGtttagttcccctgtcatacatccatacctgtgagtgggaactagaacttcttatggaatgactgcttccgcgccaaacaccaggctgaagggtgtttgacctatTGCTATCTTTGGCATCGTTCTATCTGACCACAATACTAGtagcaattcatctgcccactttcctcctaactcctgtaacctccttctcaggttgtccatgatgattttgttgctggactcagcttgctCGTTGGACTTTGGGGTCCTGGGTGCTGATTTTTtcagggtgatgttccacctggcacagtatccctcggtatcgttggagatgaattgtgaaccattgtcacatatgatttctgatgggataccaaacctgcaaatgatgtttcgttttataaacgaaatgacttgtttgtcttttacttccgtgaatgcttctgcctctatcaacttggagaagtaatctgtcattgccagcatccatgtcctgtttcctgtggctcttggcagaggtcctactatgtccatgccccatgccatgaatggccagggagaaatgatagggtgtagGGGTTCTGATGGCTGATGGATCGTTGGTGTTGAGCGCTGATAGGCATCACACTTGCGTGCatattctgctgcatctgccttcatcgtgggccagaagtatccctgccttagagctttatttgccagactcctgccccctgcatggtttccacattcgccactgtggagagcatgcaacacagtctgaGCCTCCTCCTTGTCCAGGCATGGTAAGTAGGGGCCTGCCAGTGACTTCCTCAATAGTATATCGTCAATAAGTATGAACCTGGAGGCCTTTATTCTGAAAGCCCTCGCTTCCTTCTTGCCATCTGGCAGCTTGCTATGACGCAACCAGTCTAGGTCGAGTGTGCGCCAATCCCAGTCATCTGCCTGTTCGGCTGTTTGGTCAGACGACGTATTGGCTGGCTGAGAGTCCTCACCTGCCTCTGTAGCTGCCCGGACTCCCTCTCCgttctgtggatcctccagttctcctTTATCTATCtcatctgccttctggatagaaggctcTAGCATGTGTGCTATAGGGATGCTGGACAGTTTTGtcggtttgaatgttgcccccagggttgctaaGGCAtatgcttccacgttctgatctctggggatctgcttaagcttgcaagtttcgaatttctaCTTTAACTCCCTTGCCACTTTCAAGTATGCAACCAATtttgaatctctggctataaactcgtcATTTACGTGGTTTACTATtagtagagagtcactggatatgtgcaggtgcctgactcctaattcaagagctagcttcattcctaatatcaagacCTCATACTCTGTTTCAtaattggttgccttgaattcacaccttaccgcttgtgctatcaggtctccctgtggtgaccgcagGATCAACCCTACACccgcccccctttggttggaggctccatcaacatgcatctgccagacttctgtcaCCTTGTTCCCCTCCAAGGTGAGGATTTCTCGTCTGCCAGATTTTGGATAGCTGGGCTAAAGTTCGACACAAAGTCTGCCAGTGCTTGTaatttgattgctgttctaggGTCGTACTGGATATCATAACCACTGAGGTGTACATACtactttgacattctgcctgatagttccggcttcctcatgatagattttagcgggttgttggtcacaacatgtatggtgtgggactcaaaatatgGGCGCAGCTTGTAAGATGCTAATACCAGcgctagtactaatttttcaagagatgtgtacctggtctctgccggcagcagagacttgcttacgtagtatactggcttctgctcctttcCCTGCTCTCTGACTAGGACAGCGCTTactgccacctctgtgacggccaggtataggaatagtggttctcctggctccgATTTTGATAGCAGTGGtgggctgctgaggtagtgtttcagctctctgaatgCTTGCTCGTGATCCGCGGTCCACTCAAATTTCTGGCTCTTTCTTAGTATgtcgtaaaatagcctgcacatatctgaggatcttgagatgaacctgctcagggctgctaccttgccagctagtcgttgaacatctttaggcttttcaggtgactCCAATTGCAAGACGgatttgatctgctcgatgctggcttctatccctctttgagttacaatgtagcctaagaatCTGCCAGAGGATACCCCGAAGGTACATTTAGacggatttagcttcattttgttcTCCCTCAGGGTGctaaatgtttctgccagatgccgcatatgatctttggctttttctgactttaccaccatgtcatcaatatataactccatagttcttcctatctgttctttgaacatgcggttgacCAGCCTCTGATATGTGGAGCCcacattctttaggccgaatggcatgacgttgtaacaatatattcctctctccgACATGAATGCCgttttctcttgatctgcagggtccatcttgatctggttgtacccactccatgcgtccaggaatgtcaacatttcatgcccagctgtcgcatccaccattgcgtcaatatgaggcagcgggaagggatctttagggcatgctttgttgaggtcggtgaagtccacgcatactctccactttccattcttcttaggcaccactacTACGTTAGATAGCCATTCTGGAtactttatttctcttattttctttgctgccaggaGTATATCTACCTCCTGGTTGATTATCTTGTTTCTTTCTGCTGCAAACTTCCTTCTTtactgctggatgggtttacactttgggtccacactgtgcttatgcgttatgatggacggatcttttcctatcatgtcgtcgtgtgaccatgcgaaacaatccatgttatcctgcagGAATTTCATTAGTTGCTGTCTCAAACTTCTTGCGCATCCTGTTCCAATTAGcacagttctttctgggtgcagcttgtccaggttaattTGATCTAGCTCTTCTTCTGGGGGTTCGATATATTCATCCTGGACAGGCtgtttctgtaattgctatgcgggagggttGGCAGTGCACTtcagtgccttcttatagcaacCTCTAGCTTCCTCTTGATCTCCTCTTACTGTCTCTACTCCCTATGGtatggggaattttatgcattgaTGATATGTTAAAGGGACTACTTTCATCTGGTGTAGCCATGGCCTACCCAGGATGACATTGTAGGTAGAGGGTCCGTCTATGACCAAGTACCTGatctgcttgttgactcctcccacgtaGGTTaggatgactatctcgcccagTGAGTTGGTTGTCTctccgctgaagcctactagtgggatagtcttcttctgcaaatccttctcgctgaatcccatgttctctatggttttcagcataatcaggttgaccgagctgcctgtatctaccaagTACTTTCTGACTGTGCAGTTagccattgacaaggtgataatgAGTGCATCGTGATGTTCCCGTTCGTCATATGTATCTCCCTCATCGAAGGTGACTGCTGGCAGGTCGCTGTGAGAAATCCTGCAAGAATTTgctggcctgtctcctttggTTTCCGTGGCATGccttttagctgctgagtatgtcaatCCACTCAGatttgagccgcctgttatcacgtttatgattttagTGCACGTGGGTGGGTTTGCAGGCTTCGTGGAGCCTACtttatcttgctgcttgcccccacgtggtaataggtggctcaactCTCTTTGctcatacaggcgcttgatctctcttcgtaatgtgtaaCAATCTTCAGTGTTGTGCCCGATGTCGCggtggaattcacacttcttcttgctatctttCCGCCATGCCTGCCCTTCTACTGGTGGTTTGGGCCACCTTACTCCATCTCCCATTTCCTTGAGTGCCTTCAGGATTCCTCCAATACCTGTAGTGAATCTGTActctgccagagtagggagttactgattttcttcgattctgttgactccccttccatatggcctatatctctcatccttcttgttggtggtttgctttcttcctgatttctccatggtcgaggtactagaaacacttggtgtattaggtaggctggctctggctaggatgtcTTCTTCCAGTCTGATTGCGGCACCTGCCTTTTCTTGTACTGCCTCAAAGCTATGGCAGagatgcatagtcagctgcttgtataggtcggagtcatggtggaggcctctcctgaaggcttctactgctgtcaaaacgtcgcactctcgtactgctaccttctcattgttgaacctagtattgtattctccaatggtttctcctgccccctggacaaTTCTGTACAGATCTCCTGCATGCTTTTGCGGCTTCCTGCTGCTTACAAACTGCTGGGTGAATGCGTTCACTaattcagcaaatgtggatatcgatctgttgggcaggcttacaaaccatcgaagtgccggccctgttaaggtggatccaaatcctttgcacatgcaagcttcCTTGACTTGTCCTAcggctgttactgtcatcatcttctgcttgtactggcttatatagtcaaagggatctgctgtgccgtcaaagagaggcatatttgggtttgtgaatccctttggcatggctgtgatggatatggtgtccacgaatggtgagtcggcataactgtcaggtgctgctttctcgagtgggggcgACAATCCCGGGACCCTGCTTAGCATCTCTCTTAGCTTCAAGTACTGCTGGTTCGTTATGTTGCCTGATTCGGGGGTCCGCCTGTCAGCTGCTGGATGATTCAACATGCTGCCTCCTGACTCGaattcttgaaggttctgatgtgtgCCAGCGGCTAGGGGAGTAGAAGTAACGATTGTTCCCTGCTGCCAGTTTACTTGTTGGTTCCACTCTGGTCCTGCTCAAGGTGTTCGATCAGCTCCTGCGAAACTGCTGACAGGGATGCCACCTGTTCGTGCCTCCGCACAGCTGGCTGATGGCCAGGTGTCTGGTGTGTGATATCCCAGCCCCTGTGGGGTTATACTTCCATCCGTCGGTACTGTAGTTAGATCCAACCTTGTTACCAGTTCGGCTGGTATCTGTCGAAGTGaattcctgctgcctgatgccccctgtgTCAGATCTACTAGTGGAGACCTTCCTTCCCCTGCCCTGCTTATCGGGGTGGCAGACTGCTGTTTCAGGATgtctatctgcgcccagagctctctgtccctcttccttgcttcagcatcagctttcttctggtcttctctcatgttttccatgacTTTCTAGAGGTTCTCCACGCCAGCGAGCAAGGTTTGTGTGGGGctaggtggcggggtgaggcctgagcttgTCGCTCCCTTATCTGATCTAGCTTGGGTCGTGACAGCAGGAGCTTTAGGAGGCAAAGAAGTTTTTGCTGTTTGTGTGGTTCTTGaagtatgtccgggagcctgcatTACCACTGTCGATGCTGGATTTTGAGTAGAGGTCGGCGGTGGTGACGGCTGTCTGCTTCCTGACACGGATtctgatgcttgcttatccattatGTTCTTAGATTATCAATGATTGACCACCACAATGCCCCACGATGGGCGctaaactgtttaggtatttttcaCAAGATTGGTTGATttgggtcaatgcggtcttactcgtcgcTTGTTTGATAGTTTGTTTGTATGACgatatttaaataaggaaataaagtacgaaatataaattaacacgtGATATTTGGTGacacggaaaacccaatgtgggaacaaccgcgggagggacggtaccctgccaaatattgcactagcttccagataggaggatgattacaattatcgtaatgctaatcttgctggcgcGAGGTATCAAGCTTGTATGATCTTGGACGAATGTATGTGCATGTATGAGAATGAATGTATGAATATCTTAATGTCCTTCTTGTGATTGCTCcctttgctatttatagggtaagaatcCTAGTCCTATCCTTCCTTGAtaatggaaagggaatataacttccataacaaCTATTTCCATGTTCGGTCGTCTtcctcaattctccctgatctccttgacttctccctaactcctcCTTCCTAATTCTAAGCATCTCCTTTAGTGGGATTTCGGTCTCTTCCCGCGTATGCCAGCCCACTCCCCTTCCCCCGCACTTTACTCCAACTATGGGCtccccttctccttatccttttTCTTGTGACCCATTATTTGTTTTAGTGGGCCTTTCCCTATTAtgtgatttttagcccaaacatccttcatcaacaaaaagccaacaaaacatcaaaatcctcaaaaattgaatcgattttctagggtttcaaggcaaaattcgaaaatttcaaatgTATTAGGGATTCATTGAAACTTGAGGATACTAGAAACATTCAAGCAAAACTTTGGTTGTTGATACATTCTTaacaaggagaagaacaatggcaatgactaaaggtggaaacaaggtaCCCCCAAGatcaaatctttcaaagaggcaacaaactcttcaagcTTCAAATGCTATGGTGGTACAACAAGCAAGAGTGGAAATTCAAGAGGTTcctactcctatggtggaagctaccaCTCCTATTCCGGTTATTGAGCAATTACAagaatatccggaggtaactttcacaaccgattctcataggaaagcttttatatctcttgctaagaaaacaattttgcccaccaagtttatttgtcaagatgctttagccaaattgggtgttcttgagaggaccaagaactttttcgagtctatgaaaTTTCTTACCATCTTTGAGATacaagaattgacttacccctccctTACTATGGAGTTTATAAGCTCATTGAAGGTAACTAATGTCTTGAACTTGAAAAGTGTTGAATTCCACCTAGAAAATAAGGATTGAAAGATGACTTTGGAAGAGTTTGGGAAAGTGTTTGGTCTTGAAGAGCATTCCGATTATGATAAGAAACCCTTGAAATATGATCCCGCACCATTATGGAAAGCAATCACCAGAAGAAAATTTGAGTCTTACCATGagtgtcgtgccctttatgtccaccatccgggtataagagtatggcataaggttgttGGGAACACTTTGATCGCAAGAATGGGTACTAATCATTTTACCGAACTTGACTTTGTCTACTTGGAATCAACCATGAATGTCAATAAGAAGTTCACCAAAGAATAAAACATCCTTCAACTCCTAATCGAACGGTGGCTTAAAATTGACCATGGTAAAGAAGGAGCGGCTTTTATCATTAATGGAGGCTTGGTTACATAGTTAGCAAAACACTTCAACCTGGATTTTAACAAAGACAATATTTACGAGCCGGTTAGAGGTGGCAACCTTATTGATTTagccactatgatcaacaaatttcattaggtcaagaatgataatcttgacaacaaatttgagtggctcaCCAAAGATGCTAAGTCCTTCATTCTACCAAACAAgatttgccgactcaatgtccgaagcccgaattatcttcttccactctccgatgAAGCCGAGTTAATTATGCAACAACATAGGGAAActattgccgagccctcctcctcctccattgtgacCCCACCCTATACGTTTACCTACCAAGAATTCCGACCCAAAAATGTTGAGGTGGGTAACGATTACTTGACCCAATTGATGCAACATATGCATAGGGAAGCTTATGAGGACCGGGTCGATGCTTAACGGGCcgaatatccgcccctcctacacttagctaggcaaggactccttgatccatcatgtcctttgcctagttgggcagaTAGGGAAGTGTTCTTTCCTAAGGCTCCTAGAGATGCTAGCATGGGTGGTGAGGTTACCAAagggaaggagattgttgttgagagtggggaagaagaagaggaagatgaggaagaagaaatggaaatctcaaatgatgaagatgatggtgaaacctccgggtccatggaggtagatgacGATAATGATAGtgaggatgttgatgatgacgatggaAGTGATGAGATGTCgccatgagcgacaattgaggattagcaagcttttTGGAGGATGTCACATATCCACTCTGagtctcctacacctcctttagctttgttcatttctcttgttttcaattattttaatcttgatcattggttTTAAGTCCTAGCAACACctagaggactcccacctcggtctcaTTGAGGTGTCTTATATTGTTCCCATCTTgtacaatccaaaatgacaattaagtttcatgcatagcatgcttgtgcatgaactcccccaattcctacactagcaatagtgtcatatttggtttggggaagttcaagcacaagcaatgggagttaatttaaattctgCTCTCCGACCAAAATAAATTCATATAGTATAATTTAGAATACATTCACTtgtttatatatgtcatatagtttgcatttagtatagaaatcatgcattctcatatttgcttgcataatttcctatcgtattggtcattgaggaAAATGCCCATATTACTATGGGGATGGAGAATTCTAACTCGAcctttaaataaataaaaaaatgataaaaattgaaaatttttggaaaatacaaaaatatgttcttttgttccataaaatcaaaaaccctaaaaatttgaaaatttgaaaaaaccaaaaacatgttcattcctttatagtgtagtattgtatatattgtatatatttgtttgtctttttgtctatcctttttcacattgatcgactacgccacatccgagacatgaggatcatgaagaccgcatggtatgatctttccaatctccttttttctctttatgttaatgactatgtggctttattttggttcatgcggtatgaaacaatgtgattataggagttgtatttagattatttggcatactagttggtagaagcattttcattaggttgtatatatgatagttgcatttaggaaaattttgtgaaagcatctatttgcgaaacttgacaagtgtatataaggcccttgtagatactttttcttatTGAGACTTTGCccattagaatgcttgtaaaacaccctaggatgtgtcatgctagtatcctttgacccatggattaaagcctagtcaagagtaccttgtggtgtgataactccttggctatagtttattccaaggtgacccttgaagccatgc is a window encoding:
- the LOC141656104 gene encoding uncharacterized protein LOC141656104, with the translated sequence MGDGVRWPKPPVEGQAWRKDSKKKCEFHRDIGHNTEDCYTLRREIKRLYEQRELSHLLPRGGKQQDKVGSTKPANPPTCTKIINVITGGSNLSGLTYSAAKRHATETKGDRPANSCRISHSDLPAVTFDEGDTYDEREHHDALIITLSMANCTVRKMRKKFETATNEIPAG